The window ACGGGTTTCGCTTCGGCGATCGTCGGAAGCTTCGCTAGAAACTTAGTCGTCGCGCTCTCCTCCGGCGAGTCTTCCATCTTCTCTGATTCGAAACTGCGCGACGCGGTTTGCTCCGAGGACGGGAGAAAGCTAATCGGCGATTGCGTTCAGCGTTTCGTCAGCACGGCGGTTTCGGTTTATTTAGACGAGACGAGGGACGTCAACGTGTTCGACGATTTGTTCGCCGGTTTAACCAACCCGAAACACGGAGACAAGGTTAAGCAAACGCTTGTAACGGTTTGTAACGGTGCGGTTGAAACGTTTGTGAGAGCGTCGAGAAGACAAGAACCGGGATCGGACCGGTCGTTATCTAAAACGATGACCGTTGGATTTAAACCGACGCCTACGTGGATCGATCGGGTTTCGTCGTCGCTGTCTGTACCGAGTAACCGGAAATACGTGGTGGATTTAACCGGGAGGGTGACGTTTGAGACGGTTAGGTCGTTGTTAGAGGTGTTGGTGGAGAGAGCGAATGGTAAAGTGGAGAGTTACGTGGAGAAAGTTAGAGAGAGAGGGAACGAGACGAGGAGATTCGTGAGAGTTAAATCATCTCTTCTACATAGTTTATGTTTGTCTATGTGTTTACAGATTGTTGAAGCTCCTTGGATACTGACTCCAAGAAACTGATCAGGCTTAAAGACAAGACCacagtttttttcttcttctttttttttctgtaattctTGGATTCAATCAAATTCGATGTAAAATtgcttcttttttctttaattggagaagaaaatgatttgtttgttttgttctgGATTTGGATATTTGGATAATGATAGGCTTGGGACATTATTTGTTACACGTTTGTGTTGGTTTTTGTGGATAAATATGGTATGGATATTGTTGCTGAGTCTGAGTGAGGTTGTTGACGTGGATAAGACAAGAACCATAGCAATATATGTTCTTTTATGCGAAAAGGTTAAAGAAAGTTTCTTGTATTCTAGAGAAAACAAAGTTGATCACTCTCTTGTCCTGATTTGATCTGATCTTACTTACCTCTGGTTATACTTGATATACTTTTAGCCCAAAAGCCTCAAAAGCAACGTCTAATGTGTTTCGCAAACATGTTAATGTGTGTGTCCGAGAATCACAACGCCAAAAACTAGTAAGTCTTTTTTGTAACTGAGCTTGCCAAAAACTAGTATTAAAGGCATGTTATAGCACAAACATCCATTTCAAAGGTTATGAAAAAAAGAACATCCAACTAACTCCATTTTTTCACTTAAGAAGTTAAGAAACAAATAATGCTGACCATCAACATCCTTACTTCTCATCAGAAGAGTCGAACCATCTTCAAGTCTTACATTAATATCCTGATCAGTGGCGGATGTGAACAATCTTCTTTTGGGGGAAAATTACACataaacattaaaattaaaGGTAGAATATGATTTTAGTAAGGggaaataactaaaatatagtaatattattaaaataaatttaaatttcctGGTCTGATGCAAGTTTTTATTTGCCAACTGCCTGATGCAAGATTGTGTGACTGACAACCATCGCAGGAACACTGAGAATGAATAAGAAAAGAATAAATAGGAACAAAATTTTGGGAATGATGAggaattatgattttttatcaaaattaacaagaaacaaaattacattataattctctacaaaaaaaagaatgaaaaaaaacaaagaaattttttttttgatgaatggTAATTTTTTTAAGGAACGTTAAAGTATATAGTTTTCTTGTTCATTCCCTTGGTGACCATCCATACCTTATATATATCATTGCCACACATTTCGTCCTTTCTAATTTGATATTgttcttttgaaaaaaatttgaCCGCCTCTTTGGTATTTTCGCTTTGGAGAcagaaataaagataaaaaatcgcagacaaaaaatataattttgatctTTAGACAGCTTGAGATATTTTACTTAACTAAGATAAATGTTAGAACCTTTACATTACATGAACTTGTAATTTGACGAAAAATGCAAAATCAAGAACTAGAAAGCTCAGAATCGACGACCTTTTTGTATGTTCatgataaaatgttttttttttgtcaaaggttcatgataaaatgttttattaatgcATGGTGTATATTCACACataaaacacataaaaaagaagagatagaagataatatatattatgaagCTATTCTCTAACACAAGGAGCTTTGCAAGAAACTAGAGACTTAAGACTATTCTTTCCTTTTGACACAACCTTGTCATCTTCAGTTTCTGCATCACTTGTACACTTTCTCATCGCCATAAGAAAAGGATCATAATCTTTCTCTTGTCGTTTCTTTCCTGCTTTTTTCCATTTCATTATACAAGAATATGTCACTAAGGAGGAAGATGTAACCAACCGTTTTGGTGACGGATATGGTGGTGGCAAAGGTAGCAATGCTGGTACCACCGTTTTATCTTCGTTATTTGACGTCATTCCTGTCTCTAAGCTAGATACTGATGACGAATCTTACGAAAACATGACTTTACATTCTATGTAAATTTTGAGAATTTGATTTAGAAACGATAACacgattttgaagaaaataacaGAAAAGTTTGATAGATTTGCAATCTTTATATATACGGATCTATCACATCACACGATCTTGTTACGTTTCGAATGGTTCCAGTTGAGACATGATAAAAGCATGCAAAAACAATCAAAGAGGAGACATGCTTGCATGTGTTAGTGTTATGGTTATTATTGAAATAAATGTTACAAGagcatgcatgcatgcatgaACGGGACTTTATTATTcacatttaatacatatttttacTAAAAACCAAATTCGATCAAAATCTCATCCAGCTGCAACCTCGTTGCTTCGTAGCTCCAATCATATTCATAGCTTCTCTCGTCTCTTCAGCTTCTTTCCACAAACCCGCCCCTGCGTAAATATTCGACAGCTGAACATAAACCGAGGAAGGATCATCCTTCTCTTGTTCCATTATCAACCTAGCAACCATCTTCCCCAGCTTCAAATCTCCATGAGCAGCACAAGCACTAAACAAACCCCACAACGCATCTACCCCACACCCGCTCATCTTCACCAACCTTTCCGCTTCATCCAGGTAACCCGCCCGACCGAGAAGGTCCACCAAGCACGAAAAATGATCCACGCTCGGTCTCACAATCGAGTCAAAGATCTCAAGTCCCTCTTTCACCAAACCGGCGTGGCTGCAAGCAGAGAGAACCGCTGTGAACGTGGCTGCATCGGCATCCACTTTTCCTTCCTCTCGCATCCTCTTGTAGTTCATAACCGCGCTCTCTCCTTCCCCGTGCCTCGCGTAGGCAGAGATCAGAGAGTTCCATGACACAACGTCCTTTTCAGACATCTGGTTGAACACTTGAAGAGACTTTTGCACAGTCCCGCATTGAGAGTACATGTTTACAAGGGCGTTGCTTATCAAAGTCTCCTCGAATAGTCCGTGTCTGATTACATAAGCATGAGCCTGCTTCCCGAGAATCAAGGACGAAATGTTTACACAAATGCTCAAGAGAGTGCTGAGAGTATACGCATCAGGTAAGACCACGACCTCTGTTTCTAGCAAGCTAGAGAATCTTTTCAAACCTTCAAAGGGAAACCCGTTATGGTAACACCCTGAGATTATCGCGTTCCATGAGATTAGATTCTTCTTTAAAGCTCCTTCAAATATTAGATCAGCTTTTGCTATCACACCGTGCTTAGAGTAGGTAGAGATCAACGCGTTGGAAACTTCCGTCTTCGAACTGAGACCATATTTGATCACACACGCTTGAACCATCTCCAAAGCATCCAAATCTAGAGAGCTTGCTAAGAGACTTCCGAAAGTAAACTCATCCGGTTTAACTCCTACTCTATGCATCCCCTTGTACACCAACATCGCACACTCACCCAACCTCGCTTGGTTATACCCTGAGATCATTGTGTTCCAAGTAACCAAATCTCTCTCTTCCAACCACTCGAAAACCTTTCTCGCCGCCACAAGATCCTCAAAAGAAGAGTACATTGACATCGTTGAATTGCTAACCAGAGTATAATCTTCATACCCTGTCTTGACGGCTAGTCCATGTACTTGGCGTCCCATATCCGCACAAGAACACGAACTCATAACACTCACAAAAGTCAAATCAGTCGGTCTAAGACCAGCTTCCAACATTTCTCTAAAAACCAACAAAGACTCTCCTCTTTTCAAACACGCTAAACCATCAATAACAACATTAAAAGTAACCTGATCACGAACACCACCAGCTTCTTCAAACACCAAACAAGCGTCACAAACCACTCGGCCATTAAAATACATTGTTATAACGGCATTCACAACAGAGGAAGCAGATAAAAATCCAGCCTTTACAACGAGAGAATGCACCTGCGTACCGAAACACAACGAACACATACTCAAAACAGTAGCGAATCCGAACTTATCGTGCCTAACACCAACCTCGTGCATCTCTCGAAAGAGCTCGATACTCGTCCCGTGGTAACCACTCTCCTTGCAGCCAGTGATCATCGCGTTCCAAATCGCGGCGTCGTCTCTCTcaggcatttcgtcgaacacctCGAAGGCGTAGTCGATATCGCCAAGCTTGAAACTTGCGCTGAGAAGCGTCGTCCACGAGTAAACGTCGGGCTCTTCGATCTCTAGGAAGATATTTTTCAGTGAGGGTAAGCTCCCCGATCTCGCGTAGAGGGAGAGAAGCGTGTTGGAGACGTGGGAGTGACGGAATAGACCCGAGCGGATGGCGTAGGAGTGTAATTGCGCGCCGAAGACGGTGGCGGTGTCGCGGAGGTGGGAAGCGGCGGTGATGGCGGAGGAGAGGGTGTACTGATCGGGTTTTGGAGTTGGGGAACGGTGGATATCGGCGAAGAGGTTGAGAGCGTTTGTGTTGGAGCCGGAGCGAGTGAGGGCGGTTAGTCGGCGGTTGAGATTGAGCAAGGTTGTTGAGGTTTCGGATATTGATGACAAGCTCTCTGTAAGACATAGAGCTTTTCTCATCTGTTGTTGTCGGAGAATTGGTCTGTGATTATTCAAACGCAGAGGAGGAAAAGGAAGAAGACGCAAACGGAGTCGTTTTAGTGAGATTGCATTTGTAAATGAACCCAGAGaacgaaccgaaccaaaccaaaccaaaccaaaatggAAAAGTTAAATAACCTGAACCAAACCATACTAGAGAGATTGCATGAAGTTTGGGTGAGCTTTGTTAAATGGCCGCCCATACGACGGTTAAACAAGTTAATGTTTAAGTTcgtcttgttttttttattaaaagccAGTTAGATCTATTTTGGGCTCATATCATTCTCCAGATCGATCGAGTGGATTATGATTAAATAAGGCCTTGAAAGATTCAATATATATCCGCATGTTCGTCTGCTTGTTGCTAACAAGCAGCTCTGACCAAACCCAATATTGTTGGTAGCATATCATAAATTCATAATCAATCATGTCTGGcgtaaattaattaaaatgtttgttaaatatttttttataattattatttttataatttataataaattaataattatttaagctGATAAGTAATTTACCTGTTTAAAACAacccaaaaataatataaatctgATAATTATTTCCAAGCTATATATTCCTTTTTATACATTCCCAAacataaaaaagtttgaaaatgTGCTAACTGCTAAGCATATCAGGTTCCAAAATGATATATCCAATTGTGTGGTCATGCGATATAGATTTCTAATTCTAATTGCAAggataaaaataaagaagagttTGTCTGTGAGTGTATTTAACTCTAGAGAACTAGAAGAGATGGGTGTGAGATTATTATAATAGTAACAACTCTTTTCGTTCTTCAaattgttttgttcttttatgTCCGGCATACGACAAATAGAGAATATTCGAGATCATCTAGTTATTTGACGAATCAAACTTACAAACGAACAATCATCCCTGCATATCATCGGCTATACATAGTGGTTACAAGATCTTTATCTTGcttgtaaataatatatatatatatatatatatatataattatatatgtatatatttagtttGATAAATGGTCTATCATTATACATTCCATGTTATTGTGTTGAGCAAATTCATTTTCTGTCGGTAATTATGGTTTACGTTTTCTTCGGCTTGTCTATTATTTAGGGTAgctaatatttcaaaatatccAGCTTGATCTTGTTGATATCTGTTTCCAGCAACTAATTTAGAtacgtattatatatatatatataaattaaaaattagataCAAATAATTACATTTGCATATTTGTGATTACAGGCAGATTCAGATTCTTAGAACTTGGTTAGCATATTTGTCatcatttgtatttttacatattttgctGTACCCTATATTTTTACTAATACATTCTGTAGAACTgtgataattaaaaaatttaatacgACTTTGTTTTCAGATAACTCGCAAATTAGGAGGTGAAAGCCCCAACACATCATATGACAGTCGATCTTATATCAGGTTTTGTATAGTCTTGGTCGGTAATGCATTGTCAGGTGTGGGCGGTGACAGTAAACGCGTTTTATAAACAAACTCATTTTTAATTGGGTTACTATTCATTTCTACCGTATTTATTATCTCGTGTGCTTGTGTAATAGTATTATTCAACTTGCTCTAATTTTAATAACACTCGTCTATTTCTTCTATTCATTTTCATTATAGTCAACCGAAATTAGTTCGGTTTTGGATTGGGTTTGGTTCAGTTTGTGTTCTGTTCATTTTGAGCTTGGTTTGATTTGTGTCCAGTTTAGCTCAGTTGAGTtgctttttgtttggttatagtTCGATTAACAAAAATCAATTTATAAGACATAAAACAATTCATCATTTGATAACCAAATTATCAACTTTTTCAAACGTAAGATTAAatattacaataaaaatataaattcaataatttaaaattattatatacaaacCTAGTAAATTTATCGTAGGtggttttttttggttttgatgacaatgaaaaaaaatcatattcttttcttttattgttagttttattttctatacatatagaagaacaaaatataaaattatatttagtcgTTTAAGTTAGATGGTTAATTAATCTTACTGTCAATAATACTAATATTTAGTTAATCTAATAAAATAAGCATATTGGTTTTTCTATTAGGTTCAATTTGAAACCAAGACAAACCAAACTGTTTTGATTGATAGAAATTTTGACCGAATGGTTTGGGTTGAATTGAGTTTGActtgtttggtttgttttttctGTCCACGCAAACTTTTTggggaattgccactaataccactttcctaataccacttttcaactttacacttttcaattttaccattaaaattttaatggctaAAGTACCATTATACCCTTATTTAATCAAACATACACCTATTTTCTTTCTCCCAGGATTCAAACAGTTCCCAAATTGAATGACGAGATTCACGACTCCGAGGAGATTCTACGATTATGATGATTTCTCCGGCGAGATTCGACGACTCCGGCGAGATTTGAAGACGCTGACGTCCGACGAGATTTGGCGAAGACTACAAGCTCAAACGAACAAAACATGACGAATGCGTAACAAAGGTGAGAGGATAATAATATATGGTGATTTTCGTCTCTTTCTGTAGTTTAATCTTTGATTTCTCAAAATCGATCAATTTCTGAGAAGGAAGACGAAGTCTTTCTCATAAAGTTTTCAAATCtcaaatttataaaactttataaatttatcGATCAAGAACATAGTGCTTATGAATGAAGACGACTAACCACCATCAAGTTTTTTCGATTGTGTTTATGAATTCCATGGAAGCTCCACTGTTTCAATCTCCTTCTTACTTTCTCGATTCAACTTAGTTTTACAATCTATACCAAAATTCCGTAAAAGCAATCACTAAAGCTTTTGGATATCGTTTTTGGTTTCggcttagagtaatcagaagaATGCTGAAAGAACCCTCCTTTATCCACTTGTAAGTCTAAATGAGACATATAAGCTTGTTTGGTAGTTGTCTCAGTGTGAGATGCTTTTATCTTTGGGTTGCTTATGAATTCTTAGTTTAGTATGTGTCTCTTGCTTCAGTTTATCCATTGATATTCCTTGTTAATTTGGAAAAGTTTGTTAATTTGGTGAATATCTTGTAGTTTCAGGGCTAACTGCAACTCGATAtgtgtatattttatgttatacagAAGTTTATACTACTTTTCTACTAGTTTAGCTAATAGAATGTTTTCATTGGGTAATTATGCATTTTATGTACTTGTGCTGTGGGTATATATATGCTTTGGTTCCGCCGTTCCAGTCTTTAGTAGTCATATACTTTGGTTTTCAAAGCAGGAGCAATCCGTTTCTTTTGCTCTAACATTTTAATTATCAGGTGTGGCAATGTCAACTGGGCTAAGCGTTTAAAATGTAATGTCTGCAACACCAATAAACATGGTCAGAATGAATGTGGTGTGCGGTATGACTCAATGTCAATGACAACTTTCATTTGTATTGTTCTTTAACAGTATTCGAGCTGAGGATTGGTATTATAGATGCTTTTGCGGTGAATTTAGGAtacatttataagatttttgttCGATAATGGTAGTCTTCGTGTCAGCTTATTCATCTTTAAACATGGCCTCGTAGATAACTGGAAAAGGGGAAACAATATTATCTTCTGAAATTTGACCGAATGCTTTCTTTGGTAATATGTTCAGTATGACAAAGCTCCTAATGCATCAAAATGTGCTTTCTCACTTGAAATGTTTTGGCCAAATTAGTTTTGCATTAAGAAACGTTATGTTTCAGCCTGATAGGCTGTTGTTCACTGTTCTCTTGAAAGACCTGTgcttattcatttattttctcCATATAGGGGAGGTCGTGGTGGTGGCTACAAGGAATTGGATGAACAAGAATTAGAGGAAACAAAGAGACGAAGGAGTGAGGCTGAAGAAGTAATAGCATATGCTTCTAATGCAGAGTTCTTTGTTACTTCTTTTGTTGCATTTAGttcttttataaatgtttataaatcatttttgaGTTCCTTGTACTCATTTTGCCTAGCATTCCTCAAAGACTTCCCAAGTTCAcacatttatatgttttttatagACATATGCGATCCACTTTTGTTTGAAAACTTCtttataaaaacttataaatagtCCAGTTGTACTTTTAACAATATCCTAAAATTCAGATTTATAAGGAATTATAGTTCTGTAAAAATGTAGTGTTCACTATCcgaaaatcttaatcttaacCAGAACTATTCAAATAACAAGTTAAgccttatttgtttttttggatAACAGAAAGAAGCAAATCCTAAAATTAATTGAACTCTTGTTTAAATACTTctttataaagatttataaatcgtCGAGTTGTACTTTTAACAATATCTTGAAATctagatttatatttataaaggtgtaaaaaaatatttggaacaaatttaatttttagtaaATAACTCTTGTTTCCTTCTCCTAAGGTCTCTGACACTGTTGTTGAGCCATATAATGCAACGCTCTCTGTGCATCAGCTCGTTGAAAACGCTGACGAGTGTATTGTTCTCGACAATGAGGCTCTCTACGACATCTGCTTCCATACCCTCAAGCTTTCTGACCCCTCCTGTGAGTAAAAGACTCTGTATATATTAACCTTAATGTAACATTTGGGTCTTGACTTGTTTGTTTTGTGTGATTTGCTAGTTGGTGATCTGAACCATCTCATCTTGGCTACAATGAGTGGTGTTACATGCTGTCTTTGTTTCCCTGGTCAACTCAACTCCGACCATAGGAAGCTCGCTGTGAACCTGATCCCTTTCCCAAGGCTCCACTTCTTCATGGTGGGTTTTGTTCTGTTGACATCGAGAGGATCACAGCAATACAGTGCCTTCAGTGTCCCTGAGCTGACCCAGCAGATGTGGGATGCGAAGAACATGATGTGCGCTGCTGACCCTCGTCACGGACGATACTTAACTGCATCCACTGTGTTCCGTGGAAAGCTGAGCACTAAGGAGGTTGATGAGCAGATGATGAACATCCAGAACAAGAACTCATCCTACTTTGTGGAATGGATCCCGAACAACGTCAAGTCCAGCGTCTGTGACATTGCAACATTAactcttataatatttttataaactcttatatacAGATTTATAAGCctctataaaattttataagacTTCATAACATAATTACCTTTTGAAATTCTACAAATCCtcataaatgattttataaacccttataaataattttaaacattcttataaatgatttatagacCCTTATAAAAAGTttctatatattcatataaatgatttttaagaccttataaatgaaattacctttttaaatatttataaatgattttataaaaccttataaatatttggtatattcttataagtgattttataaaggtttataaatcatttataggaatatatataaactattgataaaggtttataaatgatttctaaattttcataaatgatttataaacatttataaattatttattatctttataaAGCCTTATAAGGATTTTATTATGATGATATAATTTGATATGGTTTCTCTGCcttttctttataaaacaattatatcaTTTCTCAGATTTTCTTAGCAAACAGAGGTACATCATTAACATCATCTACAATCaactaaagattatatatatagactcgGTAAGGTTCAATCATGATTCATGAGCAAATCTACACTCAAGAACGATTCAACATCCAGAAATATTCTATAATTCACCACAAAACAGCCACAAAGATCGTCTGATCCACATCTAAAGCCGCCTCCGGAGACTTCTCCAACACTCCCCATTCTTCTTGGAGACACTCGCTCTTATTCTTAGCTAAGAACGCAACGATATACAGCAAACTCAATATCCCCACGAACCTCTGCTGCCTCATCTTGCTGTTTTCCACCACATGAGAAATATATATGAACTA of the Brassica rapa cultivar Chiifu-401-42 chromosome A03, CAAS_Brap_v3.01, whole genome shotgun sequence genome contains:
- the LOC103860630 gene encoding protein PHLOEM PROTEIN 2-LIKE A10, translated to MDLALSKKGFNFALRNKKWILLAATGYGAFKVYHSQKRKRISKLFTLLFNLIDAASHSAEAVSVIAKDLTEFLRSDSDQIPNSFKQISKLAKSDELNSSLIGLTQAVTVGLLRGSGNDESGSGFTDRVMDKLFTKPGTGFASAIVGSFARNLVVALSSGESSIFSDSKLRDAVCSEDGRKLIGDCVQRFVSTAVSVYLDETRDVNVFDDLFAGLTNPKHGDKVKQTLVTVCNGAVETFVRASRRQEPGSDRSLSKTMTVGFKPTPTWIDRVSSSLSVPSNRKYVVDLTGRVTFETVRSLLEVLVERANGKVESYVEKVRERGNETRRFVRVKSSLLHSLCLSMCLQIVEAPWILTPRN
- the LOC103860631 gene encoding pentatricopeptide repeat-containing protein At3g49740 — protein: MRKALCLTESLSSISETSTTLLNLNRRLTALTRSGSNTNALNLFADIHRSPTPKPDQYTLSSAITAASHLRDTATVFGAQLHSYAIRSGLFRHSHVSNTLLSLYARSGSLPSLKNIFLEIEEPDVYSWTTLLSASFKLGDIDYAFEVFDEMPERDDAAIWNAMITGCKESGYHGTSIELFREMHEVGVRHDKFGFATVLSMCSLCFGTQVHSLVVKAGFLSASSVVNAVITMYFNGRVVCDACLVFEEAGGVRDQVTFNVVIDGLACLKRGESLLVFREMLEAGLRPTDLTFVSVMSSCSCADMGRQVHGLAVKTGYEDYTLVSNSTMSMYSSFEDLVAARKVFEWLEERDLVTWNTMISGYNQARLGECAMLVYKGMHRVGVKPDEFTFGSLLASSLDLDALEMVQACVIKYGLSSKTEVSNALISTYSKHGVIAKADLIFEGALKKNLISWNAIISGCYHNGFPFEGLKRFSSLLETEVVVLPDAYTLSTLLSICVNISSLILGKQAHAYVIRHGLFEETLISNALVNMYSQCGTVQKSLQVFNQMSEKDVVSWNSLISAYARHGEGESAVMNYKRMREEGKVDADAATFTAVLSACSHAGLVKEGLEIFDSIVRPSVDHFSCLVDLLGRAGYLDEAERLVKMSGCGVDALWGLFSACAAHGDLKLGKMVARLIMEQEKDDPSSVYVQLSNIYAGAGLWKEAEETREAMNMIGATKQRGCSWMRF
- the LOC103861124 gene encoding tubulin beta-4 chain, which translates into the protein LFPSPKVSDTVVEPYNATLSVHQLVENADECIVLDNEALYDICFHTLKLSDPSFGDLNHLILATMSGVTCCLCFPGQLNSDHRKLAVNLIPFPRLHFFMVGFVLLTSRGSQQYSAFSVPELTQQMWDAKNMMCAADPRHGRYLTASTVFRGKLSTKEVDEQMMNIQNKNSSYFVEWIPNNVKSSVCDIATLTLIIFL